The Limnochorda sp. LNt genome includes a region encoding these proteins:
- a CDS encoding alcohol dehydrogenase catalytic domain-containing protein produces MRAVVLEAAERPVRVRDWPEPQVRPGERLVRIKACGLCGTDVKLRAGKVPGVRLPLVLGHEPAGVDVETGRPVVIYPHLSCGRCVNCVEGHENICLATRGTLGITAHGALTELVSVPAGSLIELPEALDFEHGALAGGVVAVSLCALRKMGPVLDRWVIVAGLGGLGLVGIQLLVAAGARVIASSRSEEKRRLALELGAAAAVDTGGSYEEEVRAITGGVGASGAVDFTGAGEHVGRLIRCVRRGGRVVLVGYTSGTLSLPYAEVVMNGVDVMGSRSYTREDVRTALGLMERKKVDLLVDRRVSLEQVDEALDQIASGTVTGRVVAVLP; encoded by the coding sequence ATGAGAGCGGTCGTCCTCGAGGCGGCGGAGCGACCCGTGCGCGTGCGGGACTGGCCCGAGCCCCAAGTCCGGCCGGGGGAGCGTCTCGTGCGGATCAAGGCGTGCGGCCTGTGCGGGACCGACGTCAAGCTGCGCGCCGGCAAGGTGCCGGGCGTCCGTCTGCCGCTGGTGCTGGGCCACGAGCCCGCCGGGGTGGACGTCGAGACCGGCCGGCCGGTGGTGATCTACCCCCACCTCTCATGCGGGCGGTGCGTCAACTGCGTCGAGGGCCACGAGAACATCTGCCTGGCGACGCGCGGGACCCTGGGGATCACCGCCCATGGGGCCCTGACCGAGCTGGTGAGCGTCCCGGCCGGGAGCCTCATCGAGCTTCCGGAAGCCCTGGACTTCGAGCACGGGGCGCTCGCCGGAGGGGTCGTGGCGGTCAGCCTCTGCGCCCTGAGGAAGATGGGCCCCGTGCTGGACCGCTGGGTCATCGTAGCCGGCCTGGGAGGGCTGGGACTCGTCGGCATTCAGCTGCTGGTCGCGGCCGGGGCCCGGGTCATCGCGTCGAGCCGCAGCGAGGAGAAGCGCCGGCTCGCGCTGGAGCTGGGCGCGGCCGCGGCGGTCGACACCGGCGGCTCCTACGAGGAGGAGGTGCGGGCAATCACCGGCGGGGTCGGAGCCAGCGGAGCGGTCGACTTCACCGGAGCGGGCGAGCACGTCGGGCGGTTGATACGGTGCGTGAGGCGAGGCGGACGGGTGGTCCTCGTGGGGTACACCTCCGGGACGCTGTCGCTGCCTTACGCGGAGGTGGTGATGAACGGCGTCGACGTCATGGGCTCCCGGTCGTACACCCGAGAGGACGTCAGGACCGCCCTGGGGCTGATGGAGCGCAAGAAGGTCGACCTCCTGGTCGACCGGCGCGTCAGCCTGGAGCAGGTGGACGAGGCCCTGGACCAGATCGCGTCGGGCACGGTGACCGGACGCGTCGTGGCCGTCCTGCCGTAG
- a CDS encoding UxaA family hydrolase, which yields MASRRCVVLDAADDVAVLLEAAERGDRIAADGREVLLLEAIPRFHKVALRRIETGEVVHKTGEVIGVAIRAIEPGEHVHVHNLRSTVAPST from the coding sequence ATGGCGTCGAGAAGGTGCGTCGTACTGGATGCGGCCGATGACGTGGCCGTGCTGCTCGAGGCGGCCGAGCGGGGGGACCGGATCGCGGCCGACGGTCGAGAGGTGCTCCTGCTCGAGGCCATCCCCAGGTTCCACAAGGTGGCCCTGCGCCGCATCGAGACGGGGGAGGTCGTCCACAAGACGGGAGAGGTCATCGGCGTGGCCATCCGTGCCATCGAGCCGGGCGAGCACGTCCACGTCCACAACCTGCGGTCCACCGTGGCACCGTCGACGTGA
- a CDS encoding tautomerase family protein yields MPTIIVYLREGRTEDQKREFVRSVTEACRQIFGSPPDSVNIVIQDVPATNLGKAGRLRSEGSAS; encoded by the coding sequence GTGCCGACCATCATCGTCTACCTCCGGGAGGGCCGCACGGAGGACCAGAAGCGGGAGTTCGTCCGGTCCGTCACGGAGGCCTGCCGGCAGATCTTCGGCTCCCCTCCCGACAGCGTCAACATCGTCATCCAGGACGTCCCTGCGACCAATCTCGGCAAAGCCGGCAGGTTGCGGTCGGAGGGCAGCGCGTCATGA
- a CDS encoding succinylglutamate desuccinylase/aspartoacylase family protein codes for MKTPEPSTAPLWSGSPAGRHFAEVPVTGLLSGQRLGLPLHWVRGLEDGPVLGVLAGIHGDESFPPLALKAFLDGLEPGRLRGVVVVMPVANPLALAAFSRFTPEHHGNPDLHTSFPGKLDGSLTQMLAAAISRYLLQHVDALLDIHSGGMGGRLQSRTDFDRAATGAVRDESLRLCRAFGLPFIHANDLRGSAVGYVTSLGRPAIGVEVGGAYLGRSATGTYTRRLVEGLEGVLRALGMVAGGTEPPFPRQLLFGLEARVEVNPTTGGLLISSFEEPQDIGRRIEAGTLLGEVLDPRTLDVTQRLLAPVDGYLFFSRYSGAVEAGSKGFAIADEANARWLEASGP; via the coding sequence ATGAAGACACCGGAGCCGTCGACCGCTCCCTTGTGGTCCGGGTCTCCGGCGGGACGACACTTCGCCGAGGTGCCCGTGACGGGGCTGCTGTCCGGGCAGCGGCTCGGCCTGCCCCTTCACTGGGTCAGGGGCCTGGAGGACGGGCCGGTGCTGGGCGTGCTGGCGGGGATCCACGGGGACGAGTCCTTTCCGCCCCTCGCGCTCAAGGCCTTCCTCGACGGACTGGAGCCGGGTCGGTTGCGGGGGGTCGTGGTGGTGATGCCGGTCGCCAATCCCCTGGCGCTGGCGGCCTTCTCGCGGTTCACACCCGAGCACCACGGCAATCCCGACCTGCACACGAGCTTCCCGGGCAAGCTGGACGGCTCCCTGACCCAGATGCTGGCCGCCGCCATCTCCCGGTATCTGCTCCAGCACGTCGATGCGCTCCTCGACATCCACTCGGGGGGAATGGGCGGGCGGCTGCAGAGCCGCACGGACTTCGACCGCGCCGCCACCGGGGCGGTCCGTGACGAGAGCCTGCGGCTGTGTCGGGCCTTCGGCCTGCCCTTCATCCACGCAAACGACCTGCGCGGATCCGCGGTCGGGTACGTGACGTCCCTGGGGCGGCCGGCCATCGGGGTGGAGGTGGGCGGCGCCTACCTGGGCCGGTCCGCGACGGGGACGTACACGAGGCGCCTCGTCGAGGGGTTGGAGGGGGTCCTGCGGGCCCTGGGGATGGTGGCCGGCGGGACGGAGCCGCCCTTTCCCCGGCAGCTGCTCTTTGGCCTGGAGGCCCGGGTCGAAGTCAACCCGACCACCGGGGGTCTCCTGATCTCGTCCTTCGAGGAGCCGCAGGACATCGGGCGGCGCATCGAGGCAGGCACGCTCCTGGGGGAGGTGCTCGATCCCCGGACGCTGGACGTGACCCAGCGGCTATTGGCCCCGGTGGACGGCTACCTCTTCTTCAGCCGCTACTCCGGGGCCGTCGAGGCCGGGTCCAAGGGCTTCGCCATCGCCGACGAGGCGAACGCTCGCTGGCTGGAGGCGAGCGGACCTTGA
- a CDS encoding Ldh family oxidoreductase: MIRSASWLRSAIRATAMAAGVGPGAAEAMADVMTEAHLRGVETHGIRRLGPYVRRVRAGGVDPGARPRVEAHGPLLLVDGCNGVGHLVGTVTADAVAAAAARHGVAVAWARNSNHFGFAGYYATRIASRGHVALVSSNGQVCVAPPGSGMPVLSNDPLAIAAPMGGDGFFELDMALSETSRARVVEAARRGEPIPPGWAVDRGGRPTRDPSKALAGALAPFGGPKGFALLLSVEMLTGVLGGGRYADQVVSKESSPDQGEGCVHLMLAIDVARVMPLEHFQERLQDMIRRFREVPTAGGAPARYPGQRRWELRRRRLAEGVPLDPGEVRELEDLARALGADLPPLDGAGPESQPSTT; encoded by the coding sequence TTGATCCGATCCGCCTCCTGGCTGCGGTCGGCCATACGGGCCACGGCGATGGCGGCCGGCGTCGGGCCGGGCGCGGCGGAGGCCATGGCCGACGTGATGACGGAGGCGCACCTGCGGGGGGTCGAGACACACGGGATCCGCCGCCTGGGGCCCTACGTCCGCCGGGTGCGGGCCGGCGGGGTGGATCCGGGTGCGCGCCCCCGGGTCGAGGCCCATGGGCCCCTCCTGCTGGTGGACGGGTGCAACGGGGTGGGCCACCTCGTCGGCACGGTGACGGCCGATGCCGTCGCGGCGGCCGCCGCCCGCCACGGCGTGGCGGTGGCGTGGGCCCGCAACAGCAACCACTTCGGCTTCGCCGGGTACTACGCCACCCGCATCGCCTCCCGTGGCCACGTCGCCCTCGTCAGCTCCAACGGGCAGGTGTGCGTGGCGCCGCCGGGCAGCGGGATGCCCGTCCTGAGCAACGATCCCCTGGCCATCGCCGCCCCGATGGGGGGCGACGGCTTCTTCGAACTGGACATGGCGCTGAGCGAGACGTCGAGGGCCCGGGTGGTCGAGGCGGCGCGCCGGGGCGAGCCGATCCCTCCGGGGTGGGCGGTCGATCGCGGGGGACGGCCCACCCGCGACCCGTCGAAGGCGCTGGCGGGAGCCCTGGCTCCCTTCGGCGGGCCCAAGGGATTCGCCCTGCTTCTGTCGGTGGAGATGCTGACGGGCGTGCTCGGGGGCGGGCGCTACGCCGATCAGGTGGTCTCCAAGGAGTCGAGTCCCGACCAAGGCGAGGGATGCGTCCACCTGATGCTGGCCATCGACGTCGCCCGGGTGATGCCGCTCGAGCACTTCCAGGAGCGCCTGCAGGACATGATCCGTCGCTTTCGGGAGGTCCCGACCGCCGGTGGGGCACCGGCTCGCTACCCCGGCCAGCGGCGGTGGGAGCTTCGCCGCAGGCGGCTGGCCGAGGGTGTGCCCCTGGACCCAGGGGAGGTCCGGGAGCTGGAAGACCTTGCCCGTGCCCTGGGGGCCGACCTGCCGCCTCTGGATGGGGCCGGCCCCGAGAGCCAGCCCTCGACGACGTGA
- a CDS encoding tripartite tricarboxylate transporter permease: MESAILAALMDMLSPSILGAIVAGVVAGFFVGLLPGLQANLGIALLLPVTFGMEPAAGLAMLCALYTSAIYAGSIPAILLRTPGTSASAATAIDGYELTEQGRAVTALRTSTMASVAGGFVSGVALLLVAPPLSLLSLRFGPPEYFLLALFGLTSVASVSSGSLLKGLIAATVGLLLGTVGMETSSGFSRFTFRIPELQSGISFVPVMIGLFGLSEVLAMSRRSAEEGRQVARVLERWRWMPTRQEVSRLKGAILRSSLIGTLTGILPGAGADIGSWVAYTVGRRLSRHPERFGRGSEEAVACSESANNAVTGGTLIPLLTLGIPGSASAAVLLGGLMIHGLTPGRELFTRYAEMTYTVMFAFLVANLVMGAMGMLAARYLVNVTLLPRSVLAPVVAVLCVVGSYSLGNNLFDVWVMTLSGIAGYFMRVHGYSAAALALGLILGPMAERGFRQSLTLARGELLPYILSRPLSMVLIGLIVAFLVIPLILHGKKDAPADVAVQGAPGDTR, encoded by the coding sequence ATGGAGAGTGCCATCCTGGCCGCCTTGATGGACATGTTGAGCCCGTCGATACTGGGGGCCATCGTCGCCGGGGTGGTGGCGGGGTTCTTCGTCGGCCTCCTCCCGGGGTTGCAGGCCAACCTGGGCATTGCCCTGTTGCTGCCGGTCACGTTCGGGATGGAGCCGGCTGCCGGCCTGGCCATGCTGTGCGCCCTTTACACCTCGGCCATCTACGCGGGTTCCATACCGGCCATCCTGCTCAGGACCCCGGGCACGTCCGCGTCGGCTGCGACCGCCATCGACGGGTACGAGTTGACGGAGCAGGGGCGGGCCGTCACGGCGCTCCGGACCTCCACCATGGCGTCGGTGGCGGGGGGCTTCGTGAGCGGGGTGGCCCTGCTGCTGGTGGCACCGCCGCTGTCTCTGCTGTCGCTGCGGTTCGGCCCCCCGGAGTACTTCCTGCTGGCCCTCTTCGGGCTCACGTCGGTGGCCAGCGTCTCGTCGGGGTCGCTGTTGAAGGGGCTCATCGCGGCCACCGTGGGGCTGTTGCTGGGCACCGTCGGGATGGAGACCAGCAGCGGCTTCTCGCGGTTCACCTTCCGCATTCCCGAGCTGCAGTCGGGGATCTCCTTCGTGCCCGTCATGATCGGGCTCTTCGGGCTCTCCGAGGTGCTGGCCATGTCGAGGCGCTCCGCCGAGGAGGGGCGCCAGGTGGCTCGCGTCCTGGAGCGCTGGCGCTGGATGCCGACTCGCCAGGAGGTGAGTCGCCTCAAGGGAGCCATCTTGCGGTCCTCCCTCATCGGCACGCTTACCGGGATCCTGCCCGGCGCGGGCGCCGACATCGGCTCGTGGGTGGCCTACACCGTCGGACGGCGCCTCTCCCGGCATCCCGAGCGCTTCGGCAGGGGGTCGGAGGAGGCCGTGGCGTGCAGCGAGAGCGCCAACAACGCGGTCACCGGCGGGACATTGATCCCATTGCTCACCCTGGGCATCCCGGGAAGCGCCTCCGCGGCCGTCCTGCTGGGCGGGCTGATGATCCACGGCCTGACCCCCGGGCGTGAGCTGTTTACGCGGTACGCCGAGATGACCTACACGGTGATGTTCGCCTTCTTGGTGGCCAACCTGGTGATGGGTGCGATGGGGATGCTGGCGGCGCGCTACCTGGTCAACGTCACCCTGCTGCCGCGCTCGGTGCTGGCCCCCGTCGTCGCCGTGCTATGTGTGGTGGGGTCGTACTCGCTGGGCAACAACCTCTTCGACGTGTGGGTCATGACCCTCTCCGGCATCGCCGGCTACTTCATGAGGGTGCACGGGTACTCGGCGGCGGCCCTGGCCCTGGGTCTGATCCTGGGGCCCATGGCCGAGCGGGGCTTCCGGCAGTCCCTGACGCTGGCCCGGGGAGAGCTCCTGCCGTACATCCTTTCGCGACCGCTTTCCATGGTTCTCATAGGGCTCATCGTGGCTTTCCTCGTCATTCCCCTGATCCTGCACGGCAAGAAGGATGCCCCCGCGGACGTGGCCGTGCAGGGCGCACCCGGCGACACGCGATGA
- a CDS encoding Bug family tripartite tricarboxylate transporter substrate binding protein — translation MQRRLLPLMLMVSLVSIGLAGDDALHAAAYPTKPITLIVAYGAGGGTDVTARLLASSLQRALGQPVIVTNVTGGGGWLGWGRLAQSAPDGYTIGYINVPNMFAGYLDPQIGRKESLESFVTIMNHVTDPGVWIVRPDSPLRSVGDVISSLRQRPGGLVIAAHGYGGDDHLGVLQVEKRYGVRFSVIHNDSTAVSISQLLGGHVDIVGANVGEVTSLIRQGEVRALGVAWRERSPFLPDVPTFREQGYDVIYFVGRGIAAPAGTPPDIVGVLTAALERAVADPEHLRRLEELGLQLDTMRGAEYQRFLKENEQMVKDLMGW, via the coding sequence GTGCAGCGCAGGCTGCTTCCCCTCATGCTGATGGTCTCGCTCGTGTCGATCGGGCTGGCCGGCGATGATGCGCTCCACGCGGCCGCCTATCCGACCAAGCCGATCACTCTCATCGTCGCCTACGGGGCGGGCGGCGGCACGGACGTGACGGCGAGGCTGCTGGCCAGCTCGCTCCAAAGAGCGCTCGGCCAGCCGGTCATCGTGACCAACGTCACCGGCGGGGGCGGCTGGCTCGGCTGGGGTCGGCTGGCCCAGTCCGCTCCGGATGGCTACACCATCGGCTACATCAACGTGCCCAACATGTTCGCCGGCTACCTGGATCCCCAGATCGGGCGCAAGGAGAGCCTGGAGAGCTTCGTCACCATCATGAACCACGTCACGGACCCCGGGGTCTGGATCGTCCGCCCGGACAGCCCGCTTCGTTCGGTCGGGGACGTCATCTCGTCGCTACGGCAGCGTCCGGGCGGACTGGTCATCGCCGCCCACGGCTACGGCGGGGACGACCACCTCGGCGTCCTGCAAGTCGAGAAGCGGTACGGGGTGCGGTTCAGCGTCATCCACAATGACAGCACGGCCGTGAGCATCTCGCAGCTCCTAGGGGGCCACGTCGACATCGTCGGGGCCAACGTGGGCGAGGTGACGAGCCTCATCCGACAGGGCGAGGTCAGAGCCTTGGGAGTCGCCTGGCGCGAGCGGTCGCCGTTCCTGCCGGACGTCCCGACGTTCAGGGAGCAGGGGTACGACGTCATCTACTTCGTCGGGCGAGGGATCGCGGCTCCTGCCGGCACGCCACCGGACATCGTGGGAGTCCTGACTGCCGCGCTGGAGCGGGCGGTCGCGGATCCCGAGCACCTCCGTCGTCTGGAGGAACTGGGCTTGCAGCTCGACACCATGCGAGGTGCCGAGTATCAGCGCTTCCTCAAGGAGAACGAGCAGATGGTCAAGGACCTGATGGGGTGGTGA
- a CDS encoding tripartite tricarboxylate transporter TctB family protein, whose amino-acid sequence MEAAVNVGLVAASIVLYRISLGFPLGSGIFPRVLLLSLLLLCGANLVRLARSGPMRRRTGPARGPVSPDRLTPLAQYLAIVLYVLAIHRLGFFTSTAAFVVSSMALLGARGRSAYALTTLALVAALYVIFVLQFRVPLPRGALL is encoded by the coding sequence GTGGAGGCGGCCGTCAACGTCGGGCTGGTGGCGGCGAGCATCGTGCTGTACCGGATCTCCCTCGGGTTTCCCCTGGGCTCGGGGATCTTCCCGAGAGTGTTGCTGTTGAGCCTGCTGCTGCTGTGCGGGGCCAACCTGGTGCGACTCGCGCGGAGCGGGCCGATGCGCAGGCGTACCGGACCGGCGCGCGGTCCCGTGTCCCCGGACCGGCTGACGCCCCTCGCCCAGTACCTGGCGATCGTCTTGTACGTCCTGGCCATCCACCGGCTGGGCTTCTTCACCAGCACGGCCGCCTTCGTGGTCAGCAGCATGGCCCTGCTGGGGGCGCGAGGGCGCTCGGCCTACGCGCTGACCACCCTGGCCCTCGTCGCTGCCCTCTACGTCATCTTCGTGCTGCAGTTCAGGGTGCCGCTGCCCCGAGGAGCTCTGCTGTAG
- a CDS encoding aspartate aminotransferase family protein: MGIGSAPSHPFARFVNPPLAELLERLRMDRRFVRGEGAWLWDHQGRRYLDFIANYGALPFGYNPSPIWEALRAVEARGEPSFVQPSYLEAAGELAERLVQIAPRGLRYVTFTNSGAEAVEAAIKMCRSATGRPRILAAHNGFHGKTLGALSATGRPAYQTPFGAPVEGFDFVPYGDVAALEQALEQDGSRYAALILEPIQGEGGIVVPPPGYLRAARELTARHGVLLILDEIQSGLGRTGRLFACEEEGVVPDVMTLAKALGGGLVPIGACLANDVAYNDDFALKHSSTFAGGALACRAGLAALEWLTRDDGSLLRHVQERGRQLMEGLQALARRYPHVIGEVRGRGLMLGIDFRVGREAFAAYGPGTLLPVMAEQEMLTPVIASYLLDVEGLRVAPTLNGQSVIRIEPPLIVSEEQCRQALASIERVVALVAQGRTDALVRHLVADADPRPTATATNGRRPRPLPPRPRPRRERRRGRVRRWCSPTATPRRAASPSWCTRWIWATIPSSTWPSRGSRPTRWSAWPTASTSSWSPSSSGARGWSRRPGGGRTGSSWWCPARPGRSSRRAATRSWR; the protein is encoded by the coding sequence ATGGGCATCGGATCGGCCCCGTCGCATCCCTTCGCACGCTTCGTCAACCCGCCGCTGGCAGAGCTGCTCGAGCGGCTGCGCATGGACCGGCGCTTCGTGCGCGGGGAGGGGGCGTGGCTCTGGGACCATCAGGGACGCCGCTACCTGGACTTCATCGCCAACTACGGGGCCCTGCCCTTCGGCTACAACCCGTCGCCCATCTGGGAGGCGCTGCGAGCCGTGGAGGCTCGTGGCGAGCCCAGCTTCGTGCAGCCCTCCTACCTGGAGGCGGCCGGCGAGCTGGCCGAGCGGTTGGTGCAGATCGCGCCGCGGGGGCTGCGGTACGTCACCTTCACCAACTCGGGCGCCGAGGCGGTCGAGGCGGCCATCAAGATGTGCCGCTCCGCCACGGGGCGCCCCCGCATCCTGGCGGCTCACAACGGCTTTCACGGCAAGACCCTGGGGGCGCTGTCGGCCACGGGCCGACCGGCCTACCAGACGCCCTTCGGGGCGCCGGTGGAGGGGTTCGACTTCGTGCCGTACGGCGACGTGGCGGCATTGGAGCAGGCGCTGGAGCAGGATGGCAGCCGCTACGCCGCCCTCATCCTGGAGCCCATCCAAGGCGAGGGGGGCATCGTGGTGCCGCCTCCCGGCTACCTGCGGGCAGCGCGGGAGCTGACGGCCCGTCACGGCGTGTTGCTCATCCTCGACGAGATCCAGTCGGGCCTGGGGCGGACGGGCCGGCTCTTCGCCTGCGAGGAGGAGGGCGTCGTGCCCGACGTCATGACGCTGGCCAAGGCCCTCGGTGGCGGGCTCGTGCCCATCGGCGCCTGCCTGGCCAACGACGTCGCCTACAACGACGACTTCGCGCTCAAGCACTCCTCCACCTTCGCGGGCGGGGCCCTCGCCTGCCGGGCGGGCCTGGCCGCGCTGGAGTGGCTGACGCGTGACGACGGGAGCCTGCTGCGCCACGTCCAGGAGCGGGGCCGCCAGCTGATGGAGGGGCTCCAGGCGCTGGCCCGGCGCTACCCCCACGTCATCGGGGAGGTGCGGGGGCGGGGGCTGATGCTGGGCATCGACTTCCGGGTGGGCCGGGAGGCCTTCGCGGCGTACGGGCCGGGTACGCTGCTGCCGGTGATGGCGGAGCAGGAGATGCTGACGCCGGTCATCGCCAGCTACCTGCTGGACGTCGAGGGCCTGCGGGTGGCCCCCACCCTCAACGGGCAGAGCGTCATCCGCATCGAGCCGCCCCTCATCGTGAGCGAGGAGCAGTGTCGCCAGGCGCTGGCGTCCATCGAGCGGGTCGTGGCGCTGGTGGCCCAAGGCCGCACCGACGCCCTGGTACGCCACCTGGTGGCCGACGCCGACCCCCGGCCAACCGCGACGGCCACCAACGGCAGGCGCCCGCGGCCGCTGCCGCCCCGACCACGGCCACGGCGCGAGCGGCGGCGGGGGCGGGTGCGACGGTGGTGCAGCCCGACGGCGACGCCGAGGAGGGCCGCTTCGCCTTCCTGGTGCACCCGCTGGATCTGGGCAACTATCCCGAGTTCGACGTGGCCCTCGAGGGGCTCACGCCCGACGAGGTGGAGCGCCTGGCCGACCGCTTCAACGAGCTCTTGGAGCCCTTCGTCATCGGGCGCACGCGGGTGGTCTCGGCGGCCGGGAGGCGGGCGTACGGGGAGTTCGTGGTGGTGCCCCGCACGACCCGGCAGATCCTCACGCAGAGCCGCCACGAGATCCTGGCGGTGA
- a CDS encoding TerC family protein, with protein MPGSLPHNEAWLWIPFVVMVSVALAVDLGVFNRKAHVPSTREAAAWTAVWILLAFIFNGLVYLWVGSQKALEFLAGYLVEKSLSVDNLFVFLMIFSYFSVPARFQHRVLFWGILGAVIIRGIFVAAGAALLSSFHWVAYLFGAFLVYTGLKMALGKERAVEPEHNPVFRFVRRFLPVVSEYRGQAFVVREGGRRLATPLLLVLIFVELTDVVFAIDSVPAVFGITSDPFIVYTSNIFAILGLRALYFLLAGIMPMFRYLKYALSLILAFVGGKMLAADVVHVPITVSLGVIFGLLAAAVLASVVVPAPQPEAEAREQAKTA; from the coding sequence TTGCCGGGCAGCTTGCCCCACAACGAGGCGTGGCTGTGGATCCCGTTCGTCGTGATGGTGTCGGTGGCGCTGGCGGTCGACCTGGGCGTCTTCAACCGCAAGGCTCACGTGCCGTCCACGCGTGAGGCCGCGGCGTGGACGGCCGTCTGGATCTTGCTGGCCTTCATCTTCAACGGGCTGGTCTATCTGTGGGTGGGCTCGCAGAAGGCCCTGGAGTTCCTGGCCGGGTACCTGGTCGAGAAGTCGCTGAGCGTCGACAACCTCTTCGTCTTCCTGATGATCTTCAGCTACTTCTCGGTGCCGGCCCGGTTCCAGCACCGGGTGCTCTTCTGGGGCATCCTGGGCGCCGTCATCATCCGGGGCATCTTCGTGGCGGCAGGGGCGGCGCTGTTATCCTCCTTCCACTGGGTGGCCTACCTCTTCGGCGCCTTCCTGGTCTACACGGGCCTCAAGATGGCGTTGGGCAAGGAGCGGGCCGTCGAGCCCGAGCACAATCCCGTCTTCCGGTTCGTGCGGCGCTTCCTGCCGGTGGTCTCCGAGTATCGCGGACAAGCCTTCGTCGTACGGGAGGGCGGGCGCCGGCTGGCCACGCCGCTTCTGCTGGTGCTCATCTTCGTCGAGCTGACCGACGTCGTCTTCGCCATCGACTCGGTGCCGGCCGTCTTCGGCATCACCTCGGATCCCTTCATCGTCTACACGTCCAACATCTTCGCCATCCTGGGCCTGCGGGCGCTCTACTTCCTGCTGGCCGGGATCATGCCCATGTTCAGGTACCTCAAGTACGCGCTCTCCCTGATCCTGGCGTTCGTAGGCGGCAAGATGCTCGCGGCCGACGTGGTGCACGTGCCCATCACCGTGTCGCTGGGCGTCATCTTCGGCCTGCTGGCGGCGGCGGTCCTGGCCTCGGTGGTGGTGCCGGCACCCCAGCCCGAGGCCGAGGCCCGGGAGCAGGCCAAGACCGCCTGA
- a CDS encoding SDH family Clp fold serine proteinase gives MTFGLFDLFWIFLLISSLSPVWRQRQLEAHRIRAIRRLEARRHSRVITLIHRQEQVALLGIPLARYIDINDSEQILRAIKLTPPDMPIDLILHTPGGLVLATEQIAHALVNREGKVTVFIPHYAMSGGTLLALAADEVVMDPNAVLGPVDPQIGSFAAADILKVVEMKPPSEIDDQTLILAQTARKALAQVRDLIIRLTTANGMPPDKAERLADALGSGRWTHDYPITYEQAKELGLPVSDDMPPEVYELMDLFPQPAQRRPTVQYIPMPYGDRLPGHRPRDGRPR, from the coding sequence ATGACCTTCGGACTCTTCGATCTGTTTTGGATCTTCTTGCTCATCTCATCCCTCTCGCCGGTCTGGCGCCAGCGTCAACTCGAGGCGCATCGCATCCGGGCCATCCGGCGGCTGGAGGCCCGCCGTCACAGCCGGGTCATCACCCTGATCCACCGCCAGGAGCAGGTGGCGCTGCTGGGCATCCCGCTGGCTCGCTACATCGACATCAACGACTCCGAGCAGATCCTGCGGGCCATCAAGCTGACGCCACCCGACATGCCCATCGACCTCATCCTCCACACGCCCGGGGGGCTGGTGCTGGCCACCGAGCAGATCGCGCACGCCCTGGTCAACCGGGAGGGCAAGGTGACGGTCTTCATCCCCCACTATGCCATGTCGGGCGGCACCCTGCTGGCCCTGGCGGCCGACGAGGTGGTGATGGATCCCAACGCCGTGCTGGGCCCCGTCGACCCCCAGATCGGCAGCTTCGCCGCCGCCGACATCCTCAAGGTGGTGGAGATGAAGCCGCCCAGCGAGATCGACGATCAGACCCTCATCCTGGCGCAGACCGCTCGCAAAGCGCTGGCCCAGGTGCGCGATCTCATCATCCGCCTCACCACGGCCAACGGGATGCCCCCCGACAAGGCCGAGCGCCTGGCCGACGCCCTGGGGAGCGGACGGTGGACGCACGACTACCCTATCACATACGAGCAGGCCAAGGAGCTCGGCCTGCCCGTCTCCGACGACATGCCGCCCGAGGTGTACGAGCTGATGGACCTCTTCCCGCAGCCGGCCCAGCGCCGGCCGACCGTCCAGTACATCCCGATGCCGTACGGGGACCGGCTGCCGGGGCATCGCCCCCGGGACGGCCGGCCCCGATGA